A section of the Zavarzinella sp. genome encodes:
- a CDS encoding TolC family protein: MLRWKVMRWKKLVLVALGVVVPSSGCVRPLFMTPETQHLALSTPLPENLATDPQVATAPDVSGHLPPPTVLDAKATPRPITLAEAFAIGVEQGSTGSQGSSTLAGLGTGTARFGQLFSDELVTFNGRGVGGDDAIRAFALDPAIAAADIEGALAKFDTQFFASMNWQKRDQLVANIFNNFNNGDLAQFTSGLYKPLPTGGMAGITFNTNYTRIATVPQGFAVINPSYQPELLVRFEQPLLRNFGVDINQLLPQHPGSVSFPQSRPSGGRAEGILITRMRTDQSKAQFERSLNFMLLNIENAYWQLYSAYFAKYAAEIGLYQAGITLDLFGKRKDAGFAARQDVAQTQAQFENFRGQYVNALQQVLATERQLRGLLGMPLTDGTRLIPADSPNITPFKPDWSSALAEAMNLRPELAMARNELKIQQLSVLVQENATRPDLRFFANYGINGNGPSLDGPAFLNVANPLPGGSPIAPNNAFGNMFQNRFQNWELGLRFEQAIGARDAHAALMATKLNLARSHIVLRNQERKAEFQLGGVLQELTQSYEQIKIQRARRKALQEQLQAQTERIEIGRESLIVLLQNQIDFVNAIQQEHQAIANYNIALAGWQYSKGTIQQFNNITIAEGALPSAVAERAADHFAAQAAGIKLRERQGGLPSPESFVAPSVAGLADQPVLPDLMNGGMVPPDKLPMAPGSTDLIPPAPGVPKDPKPMEKKTSPLLMQPRESNMSGTVPLPPPPAYVPAIPNQNFPVTTNPGR, from the coding sequence ATGTTGCGCTGGAAAGTTATGCGCTGGAAAAAACTGGTGCTGGTAGCGTTGGGCGTGGTTGTACCGTCCAGCGGTTGTGTTCGGCCCCTGTTTATGACACCGGAAACACAACACCTGGCACTTTCGACTCCACTGCCGGAAAATTTGGCAACAGATCCCCAGGTAGCCACTGCGCCTGATGTTTCTGGTCACTTACCACCGCCGACGGTGCTGGATGCCAAAGCGACTCCCAGACCAATTACTCTGGCAGAAGCATTCGCAATCGGCGTCGAGCAAGGCAGCACTGGTTCCCAGGGTAGTAGCACACTAGCCGGGCTTGGCACTGGTACCGCACGCTTCGGTCAACTGTTCTCCGACGAACTGGTAACATTCAATGGTCGAGGTGTGGGTGGGGATGATGCTATCCGCGCCTTTGCCCTGGACCCTGCAATCGCTGCGGCAGACATTGAAGGTGCACTGGCGAAGTTTGATACCCAGTTTTTTGCCAGTATGAACTGGCAGAAGCGGGATCAACTGGTTGCGAATATTTTCAATAACTTCAATAACGGTGATCTGGCTCAGTTTACCAGCGGGTTGTACAAACCGTTGCCCACGGGTGGTATGGCAGGGATTACCTTCAATACCAATTACACGCGGATTGCCACGGTACCGCAAGGATTCGCGGTTATTAATCCGTCGTATCAGCCAGAACTGCTGGTTCGATTCGAACAGCCTTTACTGCGCAACTTCGGTGTGGATATTAACCAATTGCTGCCCCAGCATCCAGGCAGTGTTTCTTTCCCACAATCCAGACCTTCGGGTGGGCGGGCAGAAGGGATTCTGATCACCCGGATGCGGACGGATCAGTCGAAAGCTCAGTTCGAGCGTTCGCTGAACTTTATGCTGCTGAATATTGAAAACGCTTACTGGCAGTTGTACTCCGCATATTTCGCCAAATACGCTGCGGAAATTGGTCTGTATCAGGCAGGGATTACACTGGATCTTTTCGGCAAACGGAAGGATGCTGGTTTTGCAGCCCGACAGGATGTGGCACAGACCCAGGCTCAGTTCGAAAATTTCCGTGGGCAGTACGTCAATGCACTGCAACAGGTACTCGCGACCGAACGACAACTGCGAGGTCTTTTGGGTATGCCATTAACTGATGGCACCCGGCTGATTCCTGCGGATAGCCCGAACATCACCCCGTTTAAGCCTGATTGGAGTTCGGCACTCGCAGAAGCGATGAACTTACGACCAGAGTTGGCGATGGCCCGCAATGAGTTAAAGATCCAACAACTCAGTGTGCTGGTTCAGGAAAATGCCACCCGGCCTGACCTGCGGTTCTTTGCCAACTATGGCATCAATGGTAACGGTCCAAGCCTTGACGGTCCTGCATTCCTGAATGTGGCTAATCCGTTACCAGGTGGATCACCGATTGCTCCCAACAACGCATTCGGGAACATGTTTCAGAACCGTTTCCAGAACTGGGAACTGGGTTTGCGATTTGAACAGGCAATTGGAGCACGTGATGCCCACGCTGCTTTGATGGCAACGAAGCTGAATTTAGCCCGCAGTCACATTGTCCTGCGGAACCAGGAACGGAAAGCAGAATTCCAACTTGGCGGGGTGCTGCAGGAACTCACCCAGTCTTATGAACAGATTAAAATCCAACGTGCACGGCGGAAAGCACTGCAGGAACAGTTGCAGGCTCAAACCGAGCGGATTGAAATTGGTCGTGAATCGCTGATTGTACTGTTACAAAACCAAATTGATTTTGTGAATGCGATTCAGCAGGAACACCAGGCGATTGCCAACTACAATATTGCACTGGCGGGGTGGCAATATTCGAAGGGAACCATCCAGCAATTTAACAACATTACGATTGCGGAAGGTGCCCTGCCCAGTGCTGTAGCGGAACGTGCCGCAGACCATTTTGCAGCACAGGCAGCGGGGATCAAATTACGGGAAAGACAAGGTGGCTTACCCAGTCCTGAGTCTTTTGTCGCACCCAGCGTGGCTGGGTTGGCTGACCAACCTGTGTTACCCGATCTGATGAATGGCGGGATGGTACCTCCAGACAAACTGCCGATGGCACCCGGATCCACCGATTTGATTCCGCCCGCACCCGGTGTGCCGAAGGACCCCAAGCCAATGGAGAAGAAAACTTCTCCATTGCTGATGCAGCCACGCGAATCGAACATGAGCGGGACGGTACCTTTGCCACCACCGCCAGCGTACGTGCCAGCGATTCCAAACCAGAACTTTCCTGTGACCACCAATCCCGGACGATAA
- a CDS encoding ATP-grasp domain-containing protein: MKVFVYEHITASISFQPNQAESSLYREGMIMRDTLVGLIQQLGYTVRIAYHSEDFLTACQWADLTLVIAPETDGILGNFCETARQHCPILLNCGATAISLSTDKWAMYQHWLHQQVPTPRTWLGSQWQPQPGTFIHKPRDGAGSQDTFLVGTEQEKQFTSADLIQEFHPGVPASVTFLAGPSGKFALLAGKQLIEPETFAYLGGEMPLGGKLGERATKIAQRAIESVPGLLGLIGVDVILGEDGEDVVIEINPRLTTSIVGLAALSETNLFAQILAVARGQDTQFSWKSQKLRFSPTGKCEFFI, translated from the coding sequence ATGAAAGTGTTCGTTTATGAACACATTACTGCCAGCATTTCTTTCCAGCCAAATCAGGCAGAATCGTCTCTCTATCGTGAAGGCATGATCATGCGGGACACGTTAGTGGGACTTATCCAGCAACTTGGCTACACAGTCCGCATTGCCTACCATTCAGAAGATTTTCTTACTGCCTGTCAGTGGGCAGATCTTACCCTGGTGATTGCACCTGAAACAGATGGTATCCTTGGCAACTTCTGCGAAACAGCCCGCCAGCATTGTCCAATCCTGCTGAATTGTGGTGCAACAGCGATATCGCTTTCTACCGATAAGTGGGCAATGTACCAGCATTGGCTGCACCAGCAGGTGCCCACGCCCCGAACCTGGCTGGGTTCCCAGTGGCAGCCACAGCCTGGTACATTCATCCATAAACCACGTGATGGTGCGGGCTCGCAGGATACTTTTCTTGTGGGGACAGAGCAGGAAAAGCAATTCACTTCTGCGGATCTGATTCAGGAATTCCATCCGGGAGTCCCTGCCAGCGTCACTTTTCTAGCAGGGCCAAGTGGAAAATTTGCACTTTTGGCGGGTAAGCAATTGATTGAACCTGAGACTTTTGCTTACCTGGGTGGCGAGATGCCGCTTGGGGGAAAGCTCGGTGAACGTGCCACAAAGATTGCACAGCGTGCAATTGAAAGTGTCCCTGGTTTGCTTGGACTGATTGGTGTTGACGTGATATTAGGTGAAGATGGTGAGGATGTGGTCATTGAAATCAATCCCCGCCTGACAACATCCATTGTGGGGCTGGCTGCACTTTCGGAAACCAATCTTTTCGCACAAATATTGGCGGTTGCCCGTGGTCAGGATACCCAGTTTTCATGGAAATCTCAAAAATTGCGATTTTCACCTACTGGGAAATGCGAATTCTTTATCTGA
- a CDS encoding DUF1571 domain-containing protein: MKRAILVVSSLLVLGAIPLFLAYAPFRHLFVGDPQATGAADKDIQKIDRNNLPPENTAVDFEDLCRTKPLAAVQESLATYERTVQTFRCNFVKQEFLNNTLRPTEKIRCEFREEPFSVTMTWLENPGRAAHMIFVHGENEDQLLAVPASKTQRFLTGGFVKRSPYDKEVMQAARNPVTKFGIRGMTRGLLEQWDATNGNYELNYMGLAEIPELPGRKVHAFHYRPGVPEGEEQITEKKIYFDSEWKILVGLVLHSNEQLIARYFYQELEINPMLPEDTFQIKRFK, from the coding sequence ATGAAAAGGGCAATCCTGGTTGTTTCTTCCTTATTGGTACTTGGTGCAATCCCACTGTTTCTGGCATATGCCCCATTTCGCCACTTGTTTGTGGGAGATCCTCAGGCGACCGGTGCTGCGGACAAAGACATTCAAAAGATCGACCGCAATAATTTGCCCCCGGAAAATACAGCAGTCGATTTTGAAGATTTGTGCCGCACGAAGCCATTGGCAGCGGTGCAGGAATCGCTGGCGACTTACGAACGGACCGTTCAAACTTTTCGGTGTAACTTTGTAAAACAGGAATTCCTGAATAACACGCTTCGCCCCACCGAGAAAATTCGGTGCGAATTTCGTGAAGAACCATTTTCTGTCACGATGACATGGCTGGAAAATCCCGGACGTGCCGCCCACATGATCTTTGTACATGGCGAAAATGAGGACCAGTTACTTGCAGTGCCAGCCAGCAAAACCCAGCGGTTTCTGACCGGTGGTTTTGTGAAACGCTCTCCTTACGACAAAGAAGTGATGCAGGCTGCCCGGAACCCAGTGACCAAATTTGGTATTCGTGGCATGACCCGCGGTTTGCTGGAACAGTGGGACGCTACAAATGGTAATTATGAACTGAATTACATGGGTTTAGCCGAAATTCCTGAACTTCCAGGTCGAAAAGTACATGCCTTTCACTATCGCCCTGGGGTGCCTGAAGGTGAAGAACAGATTACCGAAAAGAAGATCTATTTTGATTCTGAATGGAAAATTCTCGTGGGGCTGGTGCTGCACTCCAACGAACAGTTGATTGCACGCTACTTCTATCAGGAACTGGAAATCAACCCAATGTTGCCGGAAGATACGTTCCAAATCAAAAGATTCAAATAG
- a CDS encoding PP2C family protein-serine/threonine phosphatase, with protein MLEQDLAANGFQVDLKSPTGIHPDSLPAYQCVVFDAVRGNLATVQALSRRWRIELGDHYLPIIVVLDSGLAPTTVLESGADAVVPAGSSTIDLIAQINALSRVGYLCQRLALKANEATQLNQKLHNTYQRVESNLMLERRVHREVLSVDEWENDAVSCASFQRLRSRHGGDFFSIQQVAPDQVCFLIGDSMGRTNPSGYLINLLVVAIFRKILETKKFQQPLEPTDLKEILQAINRDIVGLQSPEPVILSMLALTLDVASRRLVLIRAGHPHPFLVTASGTTEYWNSGGSFLGIFEARFDISEKKVAPGDRIFLFTDGFLNKPEDGKQDRLPVIASDTQHETIVQSVQSIGKQFVEHCRPYEDFTLVGIEVKR; from the coding sequence ATGTTGGAGCAGGATCTGGCAGCCAATGGGTTTCAGGTTGATTTGAAATCCCCCACTGGCATCCATCCGGATTCTCTCCCCGCCTATCAGTGTGTGGTGTTTGATGCGGTGCGTGGCAATCTGGCCACAGTGCAGGCGTTATCTCGTCGCTGGCGGATTGAATTGGGCGATCACTATCTGCCGATTATTGTGGTGCTGGATTCCGGTTTGGCCCCCACCACAGTCCTGGAATCCGGTGCAGATGCTGTTGTACCTGCGGGCAGTTCTACGATCGACCTGATTGCCCAGATCAATGCACTCTCTCGCGTGGGCTATCTCTGCCAGCGTTTGGCATTGAAAGCGAACGAGGCTACCCAACTCAATCAGAAACTCCATAACACGTACCAGCGTGTTGAAAGTAACCTGATGTTGGAACGTCGGGTGCACCGAGAAGTGCTGTCGGTTGATGAATGGGAAAACGATGCCGTCAGCTGTGCAAGCTTTCAACGGCTACGCTCGCGTCATGGGGGCGACTTTTTTTCGATTCAACAGGTGGCACCCGACCAGGTTTGCTTCTTAATTGGCGATTCCATGGGCCGCACGAATCCTTCAGGTTACCTGATTAATCTGCTGGTGGTGGCAATATTCCGAAAAATACTGGAAACTAAGAAGTTTCAACAGCCACTGGAACCCACAGATCTGAAAGAGATTCTTCAGGCGATTAATCGGGACATCGTCGGTTTGCAATCACCAGAGCCAGTGATCCTGTCCATGCTTGCCCTGACGCTGGATGTTGCTTCTCGGCGGTTGGTTCTCATTCGTGCTGGTCATCCCCATCCATTTCTGGTAACTGCTTCAGGCACGACAGAATACTGGAATAGTGGTGGCAGTTTTCTAGGGATATTCGAAGCTCGCTTCGATATCAGCGAAAAAAAGGTGGCACCCGGAGATCGGATTTTTTTGTTTACGGACGGATTTCTGAACAAACCAGAAGACGGAAAGCAGGATCGCTTGCCAGTAATTGCCAGCGATACTCAACATGAAACCATTGTGCAATCCGTACAATCGATTGGCAAACAGTTTGTAGAGCATTGTCGACCTTACGAAGATTTCACGTTGGTGGGCATCGAAGTGAAGAGGTAA
- a CDS encoding DPP IV N-terminal domain-containing protein, whose product MYALFLTLAVGADPVDWAKQESTYLQNIRQLTSEYVRAGEGYFSPDGKQIVFQAEEKDTGNPFYQIFVQDLATGKARRVSPGVGRTTCAYFSPDGKKLLFASSHLDPDAKKHQEAEYRQRADDAKKGIRRRYAWDFDTFMDIFEYDLATQKLVNLTNSPGYDAEGAYSHDGKKIVFASKRSGHMELYVMNSDGKNVKKITNTPDCYNGGPFLSPNGKLVVFRSDRKEKDRLQLYVIDLDGKNEKPLTNDDQWVYWAPYWYQDNQHIIYTAADHSNPAARPNYDLYWMDITKKSPVRITFAPGQDVLPVFSPDYKKVMWTSSRDGRSPTQLYLADFVKPE is encoded by the coding sequence ATGTACGCACTGTTTTTAACCCTTGCTGTCGGTGCCGATCCTGTCGATTGGGCAAAGCAGGAAAGCACTTACCTGCAGAATATTCGCCAACTGACCTCGGAATACGTCCGTGCTGGCGAAGGTTATTTTTCACCCGATGGTAAACAGATTGTCTTTCAGGCGGAAGAAAAAGATACGGGCAATCCCTTTTACCAAATTTTTGTGCAGGATCTGGCGACTGGCAAGGCACGTCGGGTCAGCCCAGGTGTGGGCCGCACCACGTGTGCGTATTTTTCGCCTGACGGTAAAAAACTGTTGTTTGCTTCCAGCCACCTGGACCCGGACGCCAAAAAGCACCAGGAAGCGGAATACCGCCAACGTGCGGACGATGCTAAAAAAGGGATCCGTAGACGCTATGCGTGGGATTTCGACACTTTTATGGACATTTTTGAATACGATCTGGCGACCCAGAAACTCGTCAATCTGACCAACTCTCCGGGATACGATGCAGAAGGTGCCTACTCCCACGATGGGAAGAAGATTGTCTTCGCATCGAAACGCAGTGGACATATGGAACTGTATGTAATGAATTCCGATGGCAAGAATGTCAAGAAAATCACCAATACCCCAGACTGCTACAATGGGGGCCCGTTCTTATCTCCCAACGGTAAACTGGTGGTTTTTCGCAGCGACCGCAAAGAAAAGGACCGCCTGCAGTTATATGTGATTGACCTGGATGGCAAAAATGAGAAGCCGCTCACTAATGACGACCAATGGGTCTACTGGGCACCGTATTGGTATCAGGATAACCAGCACATTATCTACACCGCAGCAGATCACAGTAACCCGGCGGCCCGTCCCAACTACGATTTGTACTGGATGGACATCACCAAAAAATCACCTGTTCGGATCACATTTGCACCTGGGCAGGATGTGCTGCCCGTTTTCAGCCCGGATTATAAGAAGGTCATGTGGACATCCAGTCGCGATGGGCGTTCGCCCACGCAGTTGTATCTGGCAGATTTCGTAAAACCGGAATAA
- a CDS encoding outer membrane beta-barrel protein: MLQGSLLGLMMTVGQAGEVAPPPVTIPAVPATQLRSMPVAPPSARPGRTVIDLEAPVNPVTVTGIPVSMQQPPMMPPVAPAPMMPSVPAAPMGTMPATLPEGTATAGNCETCEKEEEPEAKGHLMSFLEGTHIGNVLDEKRISISGWTQLSYTHSNRNGTALPVTWNDRPDVFQMQQTWLSLGRDVDTESGCSDWGFHVDAIFGTDYRFLLPRGFFNGQLQNANGNQNWYGFDAPQFYASYYTPDLFEGTEVRVGRMLTPFGYESVKGADSPFLSRSYAFNWAPPFSHMGIMFLPKFNDQWSGVFMLANGNDVFIDPSQEIRFVGALTWADETDSVTFGTSVGRGKFNAGRPFAPTTLGLMTEPAGRNNINVFDLLWTHAISDKMGYAFEVIYGYQTNVPANVPGGIIDPSVVSGTAHWYSFVNYLTYSFSDCLGGILRLEAFNDVKGQRTGFEGWYLSATAGVQVQLTDSIWLRPELRYDCNDYSNPFAGGRNNIFLAAADLIIRW, encoded by the coding sequence ATGTTACAAGGAAGTTTGTTAGGGTTAATGATGACCGTTGGTCAGGCAGGAGAAGTGGCACCTCCTCCAGTGACCATCCCTGCCGTGCCAGCCACTCAATTGCGAAGCATGCCGGTTGCACCGCCTTCAGCACGCCCAGGCCGCACTGTAATTGATCTGGAAGCCCCTGTGAATCCCGTTACAGTGACGGGTATTCCCGTTTCGATGCAACAGCCACCCATGATGCCACCTGTTGCCCCAGCTCCCATGATGCCTTCTGTGCCTGCCGCACCGATGGGCACCATGCCAGCAACGCTGCCAGAAGGCACTGCCACCGCGGGCAATTGCGAAACCTGTGAAAAGGAAGAAGAACCAGAAGCCAAAGGCCACTTGATGAGCTTTCTGGAAGGCACCCACATTGGTAACGTGCTGGATGAGAAGCGAATCTCCATCAGCGGCTGGACTCAATTGTCCTACACCCACTCTAATCGGAATGGTACCGCTCTTCCAGTGACCTGGAACGATCGTCCCGATGTATTCCAGATGCAACAGACCTGGTTGTCTCTGGGTCGTGATGTGGACACCGAAAGTGGCTGCAGCGATTGGGGTTTCCACGTTGATGCTATCTTCGGTACCGACTACCGATTTTTGCTGCCACGTGGCTTCTTCAATGGTCAGTTGCAGAACGCCAACGGCAACCAGAACTGGTACGGCTTCGATGCTCCTCAGTTCTACGCCAGCTACTACACTCCCGATCTGTTTGAAGGCACTGAAGTCCGAGTTGGTCGCATGCTGACCCCATTCGGTTATGAAAGCGTCAAAGGTGCAGACAGCCCATTCCTGTCTCGTTCTTACGCCTTCAACTGGGCCCCTCCGTTCAGCCATATGGGGATCATGTTTCTGCCCAAGTTTAACGACCAATGGAGCGGTGTGTTCATGTTGGCCAACGGGAACGATGTGTTCATCGATCCTTCTCAGGAAATCCGCTTTGTCGGTGCCTTGACCTGGGCTGACGAAACCGATTCGGTTACCTTTGGTACCAGCGTCGGTCGTGGTAAGTTCAATGCTGGCCGTCCTTTTGCACCCACCACCCTGGGTCTAATGACTGAACCGGCTGGCCGTAACAACATCAACGTTTTTGATCTGTTGTGGACCCACGCAATCAGCGACAAGATGGGATATGCATTCGAAGTGATCTACGGTTACCAGACCAACGTTCCTGCGAACGTCCCCGGTGGTATCATTGATCCTTCTGTAGTATCCGGTACCGCACACTGGTACTCCTTTGTGAACTACCTGACCTACTCATTCAGCGATTGCCTGGGTGGTATCCTGCGATTGGAAGCATTCAACGACGTGAAAGGTCAGCGTACCGGTTTCGAAGGCTGGTATCTCTCTGCAACTGCTGGTGTGCAGGTTCAGTTGACCGATTCGATCTGGTTGCGTCCTGAACTGCGTTACGACTGCAACGATTACTCGAATCCGTTTGCTGGCGGCCGTAACAACATCTTCCTGGCAGCAGCTGACCTGATTATCCGTTGGTAA
- the mfd gene encoding transcription-repair coupling factor, with protein MKLGNAGTIDGTWGSSAPLAVAAMARQAPASILVVLAHQKDMEPWATDLETFTGKEVKQFPAFESWPRELIPHDPTSRNRIKLLQSLKNSQQKVLVSFLAALMQPVIDPHLWVDHARSLQVGQLLDMHELAEWLVGQGYKRVDAVEIPGEFSQRGGICDLFSIDAELPVRLEFFGDEIESIRTFYADSQLSADVLTTVTVQSRQLEAHVGQSHLVDYLPTGSWVVLAEPEELKLQGRHFLESVRTVEKLFPVDACFAQLLRFPNVVLSEFPRPGVEAHFHLRVESVERFSGNVQRIRDELDGIAQEEQVIIACHNESEIARLSEVLAAGKLATTDRLRLIPGSIAAGFRLIDEKIVVLGSHELFHREQVPVGQKAKLPRRRIESRAIDSFLDLQPGDYVVHVIHGIARFLGMELLTRKQDHALGTRDIYEENLLLEFREGSKLFVPISQIDLVQKYVGGAKSEPQLSKLGGSAWAKKIGKVEEAVRDLASDMIHVQAMREAMVGYAFPEDSAWQNEFEGSFPYQETPDQLTAVAEIKADMMSTRPMDRLLCGDVGYGKTEMAVRAAFKAIDNGKQVAILVPTTILAEQHYRTFSQRMAEYPFIIRALSRMRSAAETREVLRGVKEGSVDVVIGTHRLLSQDVVFKELGLVIIDEEQRFGVQHKERLKQLRSLVDVLTMTATPIPRTLHLSLLGIREISNLETPPPERLPVETRVIRWDDQLIRHAMKREFQRDGQVYFVHNRVHDIESVAEKIQAIVPEARIRVAHGQMTPEELEHAMVDFIQKKAEILLATTIIESGVDIPNANTIFIHEAERYGLADLHQLRGRVGRQRNRAYAYLLLDADKNVTGDAAKRLKAIEEFTDLGAGFRIAMRDLEIRGAGNILGTQQSGHIAAVGYEMYCHLLENAVRDMKKMPQKTPLEVNIDLPWPAFLPKDYVPAQKLRMEVYRRLTRLRDPDKLEDFRQELRDRYGPIPEPTEWLMKVTEIRLLAARWQLGNVHRDGPNVVLTYKNEKKVKILEKVHPHVVKVIDQKEAIARLPEEIRTDLEMYHFLRTIFLPVNS; from the coding sequence TTGAAACTCGGGAATGCCGGCACCATTGATGGCACGTGGGGAAGCTCTGCACCATTAGCTGTAGCTGCGATGGCAAGACAGGCACCTGCGTCGATTCTTGTGGTATTGGCCCACCAGAAGGATATGGAACCATGGGCAACCGATCTGGAAACGTTCACCGGTAAAGAAGTGAAGCAGTTTCCGGCATTCGAAAGCTGGCCCAGAGAATTGATCCCACACGATCCCACGTCTCGAAATCGGATTAAACTACTGCAATCATTAAAGAATTCTCAGCAAAAAGTGCTGGTGAGTTTTCTCGCGGCACTGATGCAACCCGTGATCGACCCCCACCTATGGGTAGACCATGCCCGCTCCTTGCAGGTGGGCCAACTACTGGACATGCACGAATTGGCCGAATGGCTTGTCGGACAGGGCTATAAACGGGTCGATGCAGTTGAAATTCCGGGTGAATTCTCCCAACGCGGTGGGATCTGTGATCTGTTTTCGATCGATGCGGAGCTACCAGTTCGGCTGGAATTCTTTGGCGATGAAATCGAATCGATACGAACCTTTTATGCTGATTCGCAATTAAGTGCGGATGTTCTTACAACGGTCACGGTGCAGTCGCGCCAGTTGGAAGCCCACGTGGGGCAATCACACCTGGTGGATTACCTTCCCACTGGTAGCTGGGTAGTGCTTGCCGAACCAGAAGAATTGAAATTGCAGGGTCGGCATTTTCTGGAAAGCGTCCGCACCGTGGAAAAATTGTTCCCGGTGGATGCCTGCTTTGCCCAATTATTAAGATTTCCTAATGTTGTACTGTCTGAATTCCCACGTCCCGGAGTGGAGGCCCATTTTCACCTGCGTGTGGAATCGGTGGAACGGTTCAGTGGTAATGTGCAGCGGATTCGCGATGAATTGGACGGGATTGCCCAGGAAGAACAGGTAATCATCGCCTGCCACAACGAATCGGAGATTGCCCGCCTGTCGGAAGTGCTTGCTGCCGGCAAACTGGCGACCACCGATCGGTTACGGCTGATCCCAGGGTCGATTGCCGCCGGTTTTCGCCTGATTGATGAAAAAATCGTGGTGCTGGGCAGTCACGAACTGTTTCATCGGGAACAGGTACCTGTGGGGCAGAAGGCAAAACTCCCACGCAGGCGGATTGAATCGCGGGCGATTGACAGTTTTCTCGATTTGCAGCCTGGCGATTATGTGGTGCACGTGATTCATGGGATTGCCCGCTTTCTGGGGATGGAACTGCTCACCCGCAAGCAGGACCACGCACTGGGCACTCGGGACATTTACGAAGAAAATCTGCTGCTCGAATTTCGCGAAGGTAGCAAGTTATTTGTGCCCATTTCCCAGATCGACCTGGTGCAGAAATATGTCGGTGGGGCTAAAAGTGAACCACAACTCTCCAAGCTGGGCGGCTCCGCCTGGGCGAAAAAAATTGGCAAGGTGGAAGAGGCCGTTCGCGATCTGGCCAGCGACATGATCCACGTACAGGCGATGCGGGAAGCGATGGTGGGGTACGCTTTTCCGGAAGATAGTGCCTGGCAAAACGAATTTGAAGGGAGTTTTCCCTATCAGGAGACGCCCGACCAGTTGACCGCCGTGGCCGAAATCAAGGCCGATATGATGAGCACCCGACCGATGGATCGACTGCTGTGCGGGGATGTGGGCTACGGCAAAACCGAAATGGCCGTGCGTGCCGCCTTCAAAGCGATTGATAACGGTAAGCAAGTGGCAATCCTGGTTCCCACGACGATTCTGGCAGAACAGCATTACCGCACCTTCAGCCAGCGGATGGCCGAATATCCTTTTATTATTCGTGCGCTTAGCCGGATGCGGTCTGCCGCAGAAACCCGCGAAGTCTTACGTGGGGTGAAAGAAGGCTCCGTTGATGTGGTGATTGGCACCCACCGCTTGCTGTCGCAGGATGTTGTTTTCAAAGAACTGGGTCTGGTGATTATTGATGAAGAACAGCGCTTTGGCGTGCAGCACAAGGAACGGCTGAAACAGCTACGCTCCTTGGTGGATGTGCTGACGATGACCGCAACACCAATCCCACGGACATTACACCTGTCATTGTTGGGAATTCGTGAGATCAGTAACCTGGAAACCCCACCTCCAGAACGGCTCCCAGTAGAAACCCGCGTGATCCGGTGGGACGATCAACTGATTCGCCACGCGATGAAACGCGAGTTTCAGCGGGATGGCCAGGTCTATTTCGTGCATAACCGTGTGCACGATATCGAATCGGTGGCTGAAAAAATACAGGCAATTGTTCCCGAAGCACGCATTCGCGTGGCCCACGGCCAGATGACCCCGGAAGAACTGGAACATGCGATGGTCGATTTCATTCAGAAAAAAGCCGAAATCCTGCTGGCCACCACCATCATTGAAAGTGGGGTGGATATACCCAACGCCAATACCATATTTATCCACGAAGCGGAGCGTTATGGTCTTGCCGACCTGCACCAGCTTCGGGGACGGGTGGGGCGGCAACGCAATCGAGCCTACGCCTATCTGCTGCTGGATGCGGATAAAAATGTCACCGGAGACGCCGCCAAACGCCTGAAAGCAATTGAAGAATTCACCGACCTGGGGGCTGGTTTTCGCATTGCGATGCGGGATCTGGAAATCCGTGGTGCAGGTAACATTCTGGGCACACAGCAAAGTGGCCACATTGCCGCAGTGGGCTACGAAATGTACTGTCACCTGCTGGAAAATGCGGTTCGGGACATGAAGAAAATGCCCCAGAAGACCCCACTGGAAGTCAACATCGACCTGCCCTGGCCTGCCTTTCTGCCCAAAGATTACGTGCCTGCCCAGAAATTACGGATGGAAGTGTATCGTCGACTGACCCGCCTTCGCGATCCAGACAAGCTGGAAGATTTCCGCCAGGAATTGCGGGATCGTTACGGCCCGATCCCCGAACCCACGGAATGGTTGATGAAAGTAACAGAAATCCGTCTGCTGGCTGCACGCTGGCAGTTAGGGAATGTCCACCGTGATGGGCCGAACGTGGTATTGACGTATAAAAATGAGAAAAAAGTGAAAATATTGGAAAAAGTCCACCCCCACGTAGTGAAAGTGATTGATCAGAAGGAAGCAATCGCCCGCCTGCCAGAAGAAATCCGCACTGATCTGGAAATGTACCACTTCCTAAGAACAATTTTCTTGCCCGTGAACAGTTAA